In Sinorhizobium numidicum, the following proteins share a genomic window:
- a CDS encoding SGNH/GDSL hydrolase family protein, translating to MTNKVALLGDSVFDNRAYVARGADVLAHLARELPPGWSAVLLAVDGSVMADVRRQMERLPADATHLVVSMGGNDALGVSDVLNAPSRSVADTLLRLAEIREQFCSAYASTLDAVLATKLPTAICSIYDVRYADADQRRIAVTALSILNDCITRAAAERGVPLIDLRVICDEDDDFTNAIEPSEKGGSKIAAAIVSFLTGHVFRSGRAELIVR from the coding sequence ATGACCAACAAGGTTGCGCTTCTCGGGGATTCGGTTTTTGACAACCGCGCCTACGTTGCTCGCGGAGCGGATGTTTTGGCTCACCTCGCGCGCGAGCTTCCACCAGGGTGGTCTGCCGTGCTGCTCGCCGTCGATGGCAGCGTCATGGCAGACGTGCGCCGACAGATGGAGCGCCTGCCGGCCGACGCCACTCATCTGGTGGTAAGCATGGGCGGAAATGACGCGCTCGGCGTTTCCGATGTTTTGAACGCTCCCTCGCGCTCGGTCGCCGACACATTGCTAAGACTAGCCGAAATAAGAGAGCAGTTCTGCTCGGCCTACGCCTCGACACTGGATGCTGTTTTGGCCACTAAGCTGCCGACTGCCATCTGCTCGATCTACGACGTCCGGTATGCCGACGCCGACCAGAGGCGCATTGCGGTAACCGCGCTCTCGATCCTCAATGACTGTATCACACGGGCAGCCGCTGAACGTGGCGTTCCACTGATCGATCTTCGCGTCATCTGCGACGAGGACGACGACTTTACCAACGCCATCGAGCCGTCGGAAAAGGGCGGCAGCAAGATCGCGGCCGCGATCGTGTCATTCCTTACCGGGCATGTATTCCGAAGCGGTCGTGCCGAACTCATCGTGCGCTAG
- a CDS encoding dimethylarginine dimethylaminohydrolase family protein, translated as MPQSRPVYSFNNIIVRAPSQSVVNGLRAADRGSPTFEGVKAEHDGYVAAMKDAGVKVTVLPALEAFPDSIFVEDPALVFTEGAILLRPGAATRMKETAEIEPTLRQMFEAVLDLPGTGYADGGDVLTTSESVMIGLSARTDRAGAEALRGCLDKLGRKTEIVATPEGVLHFKTDCSLLDDETMLSTGRLARSGAFKKFKQMIIPEGEEPAANALRVNDVVMVGSDFPRTIEMLDKAGYKVVPLKTTEIGKIDAGLSCMSLRWFSNTS; from the coding sequence ATGCCGCAATCGCGCCCCGTCTACAGTTTCAATAACATCATCGTCCGCGCGCCTTCACAGTCCGTCGTCAACGGGTTGCGCGCCGCCGACCGCGGAAGTCCAACCTTCGAGGGCGTGAAGGCGGAACATGACGGTTATGTCGCAGCGATGAAGGATGCGGGCGTGAAGGTCACCGTACTGCCGGCGCTCGAAGCCTTCCCGGATTCGATCTTCGTCGAGGATCCGGCGCTCGTCTTCACCGAAGGCGCGATCCTGCTGCGTCCAGGCGCAGCCACACGCATGAAAGAAACCGCGGAGATCGAACCGACGCTGCGGCAGATGTTCGAGGCCGTTCTCGACCTGCCGGGCACGGGCTACGCCGATGGCGGCGACGTGCTGACGACGAGCGAAAGCGTGATGATCGGGCTCTCGGCGCGAACCGACAGGGCGGGCGCGGAAGCGCTCCGAGGCTGCCTTGACAAGCTCGGCCGCAAGACCGAGATCGTCGCGACGCCGGAGGGCGTTCTCCACTTCAAGACCGATTGCTCGCTCCTCGACGACGAGACCATGTTGTCGACCGGCCGCCTCGCGCGCTCGGGCGCCTTCAAGAAGTTCAAGCAGATGATCATTCCGGAAGGCGAGGAGCCGGCAGCCAACGCCCTTCGCGTCAACGACGTCGTCATGGTCGGTTCGGACTTCCCGCGGACGATCGAGATGCTCGACAAAGCCGGCTACAAGGTCGTGCCGCTGAAGACGACGGAAATCGGCAAGATCGATGCGGGCCTTTCCTGCATGTCGCTGAGGTGGTTCAGCAATACGAGCTGA